The following proteins come from a genomic window of Thermoanaerobacter uzonensis DSM 18761:
- a CDS encoding 2-keto-3-deoxygluconate permease, whose product MKIKASMERVPGGMMIIPLFLGAIINTLFPNAAKTFGSFTGALLTGALPILAVFYVCMGATIDFKSTPYILKKGGALWITKITIAALVGFIAARFLKEGMIDSGLFAGLSVLAIVASMNDTNGGLYMALMGQFGKKEDVAAYSIMSLESGPFFTMVTLGVVGLSAFPWQMLVGAILPLIIGMILGNLDKDLREFLGRAVPVLIPFFAFALGAGLNLLNVWKAGLVGILVGIAVVIVTGIALFAADVLTGGNGIAGLAAASTAGNAAAVPAIVAAANSVYAPVAPAATAIVASSVVVTAILVPIVTSWWAKRVGILNNKML is encoded by the coding sequence ATGAAGATTAAAGCATCTATGGAACGTGTTCCCGGAGGTATGATGATCATCCCTCTCTTTTTAGGTGCAATCATTAATACTCTTTTCCCAAATGCTGCAAAAACATTCGGATCGTTTACAGGTGCTTTATTAACTGGTGCTTTGCCTATTTTAGCAGTTTTTTATGTATGCATGGGTGCTACAATTGATTTTAAATCTACCCCTTATATACTCAAAAAAGGCGGAGCCCTATGGATAACAAAAATAACGATAGCTGCTCTTGTTGGTTTTATAGCTGCCAGATTTCTGAAAGAAGGGATGATTGATTCAGGACTATTTGCGGGTCTTTCTGTGCTTGCAATTGTAGCTTCTATGAATGATACAAACGGTGGCTTATACATGGCTTTAATGGGACAGTTTGGTAAAAAAGAAGATGTAGCTGCTTATTCTATCATGAGTTTGGAATCTGGTCCATTCTTTACGATGGTAACACTCGGAGTTGTAGGTCTGTCGGCTTTTCCTTGGCAAATGCTAGTAGGAGCAATTTTGCCCCTTATAATAGGTATGATTTTAGGAAATTTAGATAAAGACCTTCGAGAATTTTTAGGAAGAGCAGTACCTGTATTAATACCATTTTTTGCTTTTGCACTTGGAGCTGGACTAAATTTATTAAATGTTTGGAAAGCCGGATTGGTTGGTATTTTAGTAGGCATAGCAGTAGTTATCGTTACTGGAATAGCATTATTTGCTGCCGATGTTTTAACAGGAGGCAATGGAATAGCAGGTTTAGCTGCAGCATCAACTGCTGGGAATGCTGCGGCAGTACCAGCTATAGTAGCAGCAGCTAATTCCGTTTATGCACCCGTAGCTCCTGCTGCTACAGCTATAGTAGCCTCTTCTGTAGTAGTAACGGCAATTTTGGTACCTATTGTAACTTCTTGGTGGGCAAAACGAGTTGGTATATTAAACAATAAAATGCTCTAG
- a CDS encoding four-carbon acid sugar kinase family protein, with protein MGVNVKIPTGSGKIMDKIAIIADDLTGASDTGVQFAKKGLKTSVIFDIDNLYEDSKDTDIIVIDTDSRAISPFEAYQKVKETSQKLKNIGYTQIYKKIDSTLRGNLGIEIDAIMDVFDFDFAVIAPAFPQMGRTTVEGKHFLYGKPIDQTEISKDPKSPVKESNILSLLSYQTKRKSGLITINTIRSGENDIKSKIVELLKKNVQLIVVDSETDDDLEIILDYLTTTNYRILWVGSAGLANLLANKISFFSSTIISDENLVFTENPILVVSGSISKITRQQISLLIAQPNIIGIEMNPLKILNEEENKEEIDRCYDEIIKALKRNKDVAFFVDSSPEIVQKTKEVGELLKISSEEVSHRIVDALGYISNRVINEVQLGCVILTGGDTAKAVCKYLGARGIKLIKELETGIPIGKLIGFRNLLTITKAGAFGTEETFINIIRFLKGEN; from the coding sequence ATGGGTGTAAATGTAAAAATTCCAACAGGGAGTGGTAAAATTATGGATAAAATAGCAATTATCGCAGATGATCTTACTGGTGCTTCTGATACAGGTGTTCAATTTGCGAAAAAAGGTTTAAAGACCTCTGTTATATTTGATATTGATAACTTATATGAAGATTCAAAAGATACTGATATAATTGTTATTGATACCGACAGCCGTGCTATTTCACCATTTGAAGCGTATCAAAAAGTAAAGGAAACATCTCAAAAATTAAAAAATATAGGATATACTCAGATTTATAAAAAAATAGATTCTACACTTAGAGGGAACTTAGGAATTGAAATTGATGCAATCATGGATGTTTTTGATTTTGATTTTGCTGTTATAGCACCGGCTTTTCCGCAAATGGGAAGAACTACTGTTGAAGGAAAACACTTTTTATATGGAAAACCAATTGATCAAACAGAGATTTCAAAGGATCCGAAAAGTCCTGTGAAAGAGTCAAACATTTTATCTCTATTATCTTACCAAACAAAAAGAAAATCTGGTTTAATAACTATAAATACAATTCGTTCTGGAGAGAATGATATAAAAAGTAAAATTGTTGAACTATTAAAGAAAAATGTTCAGCTAATTGTAGTTGATTCTGAAACAGACGATGATTTAGAAATTATACTAGATTATCTTACTACAACCAATTATAGAATTTTATGGGTTGGTTCTGCAGGATTGGCTAATTTGTTAGCAAATAAAATTTCTTTTTTCTCTTCAACTATAATTTCTGATGAGAATTTGGTTTTTACTGAAAATCCTATTTTAGTCGTGTCAGGTAGTATTTCAAAAATAACAAGGCAACAAATTTCATTACTTATTGCGCAACCAAATATAATTGGTATTGAAATGAATCCATTAAAAATTTTAAATGAAGAAGAAAATAAAGAAGAAATTGATCGTTGCTATGATGAAATTATAAAAGCATTAAAAAGGAATAAAGATGTAGCATTTTTTGTTGATTCATCGCCTGAAATAGTTCAAAAAACAAAAGAAGTGGGAGAACTACTCAAAATTTCATCAGAAGAAGTCTCTCATCGGATAGTAGATGCGCTTGGTTATATTTCAAACCGAGTTATAAATGAAGTTCAATTAGGTTGTGTAATTTTAACAGGTGGTGATACAGCAAAAGCTGTATGTAAATATCTTGGTGCAAGAGGTATAAAGTTAATTAAAGAATTAGAAACTGGTATTCCAATAGGCAAACTTATAGGTTTTAGAAATTTATTAACAATCACAAAAGCAGGTGCTTTCGGAACAGAAGAGACTTTTATTAATATAATCCGTTTTTTGAAAGGAGAAAATTAA
- the pdxA gene encoding 4-hydroxythreonine-4-phosphate dehydrogenase PdxA produces MVKPLIGITMGDAAGVGPEIIMKALSDPQIYEISKPVVIGDAKMLQRAESFLKTGLLIKAIQNVEEAEFKFGVVNCIDLNLLPIDLPYGRLSEKAGDAAFKYLKKAIELAKDKKIDAISTAPLNKEALHKAGYMYPGQTEILAKLTNTTDFAMMLSAPRLKVIHVTTHVGLVDAVKMINPERVYTVIKLAYNTLKKAGYSNPRIAVCGINPHAGENGLFGYGEEEEKIVPAIQKAQTENIKVTGPLPADTVFFRTIRGEFDIVVAMYHDQGHIPIKVLGFETGVNITVGLPFIRTSVDHGTAFDIAGKGIADEKSMKEAIRQAAELIPK; encoded by the coding sequence ATGGTAAAACCACTGATTGGAATTACAATGGGAGATGCAGCCGGCGTAGGACCAGAGATAATAATGAAAGCGCTAAGTGACCCCCAAATTTACGAAATTAGTAAACCAGTTGTAATTGGTGATGCAAAAATGCTACAACGTGCAGAATCTTTTCTAAAGACGGGACTTCTTATCAAGGCAATTCAAAACGTCGAAGAAGCAGAATTCAAATTTGGAGTAGTTAATTGCATAGATCTAAATTTACTTCCAATAGATTTACCATATGGACGATTATCAGAAAAAGCAGGTGATGCTGCCTTTAAATATCTTAAAAAAGCAATTGAACTTGCGAAAGACAAAAAAATTGATGCAATAAGTACAGCACCTCTTAACAAAGAAGCATTACATAAAGCTGGTTATATGTATCCTGGTCAAACAGAGATTTTAGCAAAACTTACGAATACAACAGATTTTGCAATGATGTTGAGTGCGCCAAGGTTAAAAGTTATTCATGTGACAACGCATGTTGGATTAGTAGATGCTGTAAAAATGATTAATCCTGAAAGGGTATATACAGTTATAAAACTAGCATATAACACATTGAAAAAGGCAGGTTATTCTAATCCAAGAATAGCAGTTTGTGGAATAAATCCTCACGCAGGGGAAAATGGATTATTCGGATATGGAGAAGAAGAGGAAAAAATTGTTCCCGCTATTCAGAAAGCACAAACAGAAAACATCAAAGTGACAGGCCCCTTACCTGCAGATACAGTATTTTTTAGAACTATTCGTGGTGAATTTGATATTGTTGTGGCTATGTATCATGACCAAGGGCACATTCCTATAAAAGTTTTAGGATTTGAGACGGGGGTGAATATTACTGTAGGGCTTCCTTTTATTAGAACAAGTGTTGACCATGGTACGGCATTTGATATTGCAGGGAAAGGAATTGCAGATGAAAAAAGTATGAAAGAAGCTATACGTCAAGCGGCTGAATTGATACCTAAATGA
- a CDS encoding BglG family transcription antiterminator translates to MLLPGRANKIFSMLLESSKPLRIKDIAREFQVSERTVKYDLDLLRDRLKKYDINLYSKPNVGIWIDERDKNIRVSNELKRDLSLNEELYGFFERPERIRRLTLELLVDDSFYKISDLAEKFEVSRNTIVRDLKIIEKDLKQRHLVIERTRQGIRIRGSEFYRRLALEYLVQSTMEEKEMNKIIMNVIKEGFGKEEKFLLIQSVSFLSEQELEYAFSKIRLIISRIENELEIMLSDRIIINIFIRLIITIQRLKRKKNENLDFMTTINIQQLKMQKLYQIFKEILNGPPFLNFIFAESELIYISLPTIEIVQPLLDDIKNSEHKEVNVYEKTIELIKRMTIKTKINFEKDDQLLNALLVHLKDKVVKFRFGIIDPNPILSVVISSFPTMFHLIKECVYEIFKEEDIYFTDADLAYIVLHFQAAYERQKKNYLFKALIVCNTGRGTAQLLKTMLENEIPELKIIGTSSIFTLKRQIELKKPDLIISVVPIEDITIPFIKVHNILTEDDILRIRKIINKLQKNSSTELFWSSVEGENYFESVIAEQFVQNIIFKGYVLNQKIIQEFKDNLTEERAEGLKLHILLLAGRIAFNSFYDFEYTDYNDKFNYSSETRERLEKILKENEINIPESEIIAILQYFK, encoded by the coding sequence TTGTTACTTCCTGGCCGTGCAAATAAAATTTTTAGTATGTTATTAGAGTCATCAAAACCCCTGCGGATTAAAGATATTGCGCGTGAGTTTCAAGTAAGTGAACGTACAGTAAAATATGACCTTGATTTACTCAGAGATCGGTTAAAAAAGTATGATATTAATCTTTATTCAAAACCCAATGTAGGAATATGGATAGATGAAAGAGATAAAAATATTCGAGTTAGTAATGAGTTAAAAAGAGATTTAAGTTTAAATGAGGAATTATATGGTTTTTTTGAGCGCCCAGAAAGAATTAGACGGCTTACATTAGAATTGTTAGTGGATGATTCATTTTACAAAATTAGCGATTTAGCTGAAAAGTTTGAAGTTAGTCGAAATACAATTGTGAGAGATTTAAAGATAATAGAAAAAGATTTAAAACAAAGGCATCTTGTGATTGAAAGGACTCGGCAAGGGATAAGAATAAGAGGTTCTGAGTTTTATCGGAGGCTTGCTCTAGAATATCTTGTTCAGAGTACTATGGAAGAAAAAGAAATGAACAAAATTATTATGAATGTAATTAAGGAAGGATTTGGAAAGGAAGAAAAATTTTTATTGATCCAAAGTGTGTCTTTTTTATCTGAACAAGAACTGGAATATGCTTTTTCTAAGATACGTTTGATTATTTCCAGAATAGAAAATGAGTTGGAAATAATGCTTTCCGATAGAATAATCATTAATATATTTATTCGTCTTATAATTACAATTCAACGTTTAAAAAGGAAGAAAAATGAAAATTTAGATTTTATGACAACGATTAATATTCAGCAATTAAAAATGCAAAAATTATATCAAATTTTTAAAGAAATATTAAATGGGCCTCCTTTTTTGAATTTTATTTTTGCCGAATCTGAACTCATATATATAAGTCTTCCTACGATAGAAATAGTACAGCCTCTATTGGATGATATAAAAAATTCCGAGCATAAAGAAGTTAATGTATATGAAAAAACAATAGAGTTAATTAAAAGGATGACAATAAAAACGAAAATTAACTTCGAAAAAGATGATCAATTATTAAATGCACTATTGGTTCATCTAAAAGATAAAGTTGTGAAATTTAGATTTGGTATTATAGACCCTAATCCTATACTAAGTGTAGTTATTAGCTCTTTTCCTACTATGTTTCACTTGATTAAAGAATGTGTCTATGAGATATTTAAGGAGGAGGATATTTATTTCACGGATGCTGATTTAGCCTATATTGTATTGCATTTTCAAGCTGCTTATGAGAGACAGAAAAAAAACTATTTATTTAAAGCATTAATTGTGTGCAATACAGGCAGAGGGACAGCTCAATTACTAAAAACGATGCTTGAAAATGAAATTCCTGAATTAAAAATCATTGGAACAAGTTCAATATTTACTTTAAAAAGACAGATAGAATTAAAAAAGCCAGACTTGATTATTAGTGTAGTTCCGATAGAAGATATAACCATTCCTTTTATAAAAGTTCATAATATACTTACAGAAGATGATATACTACGGATTCGTAAAATAATTAATAAATTACAAAAAAATTCCTCAACAGAGTTGTTTTGGTCCTCGGTTGAGGGAGAAAATTATTTTGAATCAGTAATTGCTGAACAATTTGTACAAAATATTATTTTTAAAGGGTATGTATTAAACCAAAAAATTATTCAAGAATTTAAGGATAATCTTACTGAAGAACGAGCAGAAGGTTTAAAACTCCATATTTTACTTTTAGCTGGTAGAATTGCTTTTAATTCATTTTATGATTTTGAATATACGGATTACAATGATAAATTTAATTATTCTTCTGAAACGCGTGAACGACTAGAGAAAATATTAAAGGAAAATGAAATTAATATTCCAGAAAGCGAAATAATAGCTATTTTGCAATATTTTAAATGA
- a CDS encoding amidohydrolase/deacetylase family metallohydrolase: MKIDLLVKNGYVIDPGNKMKGKFDIAIDKGKILGIYQPNTFSEYSTKNVLDVSDCIVVPGLIDLHVHVFPIKTVLGISADHVGVNQGVTTVVDAGSTGASCINSFIDEVVKKNITRVLLWINVASPGLCEGLSELADLKNIELEKLEEVIKEHSQVIRGIKVRMSSSVVKNNGIKPLEIAKKSAQKVKLPLMVHIGNPPPDLKDILSLLEAGDVVTHAFHGKKGGILDEDGKLILEAENALKRGVLFDVGHGTSSFSFKVMKRAIDLGIAPHTISTDIYLANITGPVYSLVTTMTKFIALGYSLEEVIKATTSMPAKVLRMEQEIGSIKEGNIADISILKWNQSPIKLVDSEGEEIVAEKFLLPLYTIKSGKVLKCNG; the protein is encoded by the coding sequence ATGAAGATTGATTTACTTGTTAAAAACGGTTATGTAATAGATCCTGGTAATAAAATGAAAGGCAAGTTTGATATAGCCATAGATAAGGGGAAAATTTTAGGTATTTACCAGCCTAATACTTTTTCGGAATATTCTACAAAGAACGTGTTAGATGTTTCCGATTGCATAGTAGTACCGGGATTAATTGACCTTCATGTACATGTATTTCCAATTAAAACCGTATTGGGAATTTCTGCAGATCATGTTGGAGTTAATCAAGGAGTTACAACTGTAGTAGATGCCGGAAGTACAGGAGCTAGTTGTATTAACTCTTTTATTGATGAAGTAGTTAAAAAAAATATTACTCGTGTTTTACTATGGATTAATGTTGCTAGTCCTGGGTTATGTGAAGGGCTTTCAGAATTAGCTGATCTAAAAAACATAGAATTAGAAAAACTAGAAGAAGTAATTAAAGAGCATAGTCAAGTAATTCGTGGGATAAAAGTTAGGATGAGTTCTTCAGTTGTAAAAAACAATGGAATCAAACCACTTGAAATTGCTAAAAAATCTGCTCAAAAAGTTAAGCTTCCTCTTATGGTCCATATTGGCAATCCACCACCAGATCTTAAGGATATTTTAAGTTTATTAGAAGCAGGCGATGTAGTTACTCACGCTTTCCACGGAAAGAAAGGAGGGATATTAGATGAGGATGGAAAGTTAATATTAGAAGCAGAGAATGCTTTAAAAAGAGGGGTTCTATTTGATGTAGGGCATGGTACTTCGAGCTTTAGCTTTAAGGTAATGAAACGTGCTATAGATTTAGGAATTGCTCCTCATACTATTAGCACAGATATTTATCTGGCTAATATAACTGGGCCTGTTTATAGTTTAGTTACTACGATGACTAAATTCATTGCCTTAGGATATTCTTTAGAAGAAGTAATAAAAGCTACTACAAGTATGCCAGCTAAGGTACTTCGTATGGAACAAGAGATTGGCAGTATTAAAGAAGGAAACATAGCAGATATTTCCATTTTAAAATGGAACCAATCTCCTATTAAGCTTGTTGATTCTGAAGGTGAAGAAATAGTTGCAGAGAAGTTCTTGTTACCATTATATACAATCAAATCTGGAAAGGTTTTGAAGTGCAATGGATGA
- a CDS encoding PRD domain-containing protein, with the protein MDEVKEILKEVIEEISKKEKITEKEREELFELLRLVKLNEKDDKFSFSFNRLALIGYHLLAFIRRLETNEKLPPVESGLWNEISPEVKKLSIEVLQKYVQRFKKELKELDETEIFLLAVHFEASKIKCVGGKNNA; encoded by the coding sequence ATGGATGAAGTTAAGGAAATACTAAAAGAAGTAATAGAAGAGATTTCTAAGAAAGAAAAGATAACAGAAAAAGAGAGAGAGGAACTATTTGAGTTATTAAGATTAGTTAAATTAAATGAAAAAGATGATAAATTTTCTTTTTCGTTTAATCGATTGGCGTTAATAGGATATCATTTATTGGCTTTTATTAGGAGATTAGAAACAAATGAAAAATTACCACCTGTTGAATCAGGGTTATGGAATGAAATTTCACCAGAGGTAAAAAAATTGAGTATTGAAGTTTTGCAAAAATATGTGCAAAGGTTTAAGAAAGAATTAAAAGAATTAGACGAAACAGAAATATTTTTATTAGCGGTTCATTTTGAAGCGTCTAAAATTAAATGTGTAGGAGGAAAAAATAATGCATGA
- a CDS encoding glycine-rich SFCGS family protein produces MHDKVKVVIGDRLGKGQKVAKGVEEAGGIAIVIPGVGADMKVGDVMNKENADFGIAFCGSGGAGALTAQTKYGYPVEYGLRSIEAGITALREGKRVLGFGFMDIEELGRRLTEEYIKLIKRENKDV; encoded by the coding sequence ATGCATGATAAAGTGAAGGTGGTAATTGGTGACCGACTCGGGAAAGGACAAAAAGTGGCAAAAGGTGTTGAAGAAGCAGGTGGAATTGCAATTGTAATTCCAGGTGTAGGCGCAGATATGAAAGTTGGTGATGTAATGAATAAGGAAAATGCTGATTTTGGAATTGCTTTTTGCGGAAGTGGAGGGGCTGGTGCTTTAACTGCTCAAACAAAATATGGCTATCCAGTAGAGTATGGACTTCGTTCTATTGAAGCAGGTATTACTGCGTTAAGAGAAGGTAAAAGAGTCCTTGGTTTCGGCTTTATGGACATTGAGGAACTTGGCAGGAGATTAACAGAAGAATATATAAAATTAATTAAGAGAGAGAATAAAGATGTATAA
- a CDS encoding DUF4312 family protein, which yields MYKEFDRTLRFEEKGETIEEVFNKMFSQIRNKLSYEIKDLIIRIEPKDIEVVEAKKVVFTERFLGLFFPRKRNLYKVKAMITVRVGVIEISQIKFEEIDDTPTLLKQFLKI from the coding sequence ATGTATAAAGAGTTTGATCGTACATTAAGATTTGAAGAAAAAGGTGAAACTATTGAAGAAGTATTTAATAAGATGTTTTCACAAATAAGGAATAAACTTTCATATGAGATTAAAGATTTAATAATTAGAATTGAACCAAAAGATATTGAGGTTGTAGAGGCAAAGAAGGTCGTATTTACTGAAAGATTTTTAGGGCTGTTTTTCCCGCGAAAGCGTAATTTGTATAAGGTTAAAGCTATGATAACAGTGAGGGTAGGAGTGATAGAAATTTCGCAAATAAAATTTGAAGAAATAGATGATACGCCTACTTTACTAAAACAATTTTTAAAAATTTAG